tgatattttaaacaatgttcgTGAGAAACTGAGTATTTAAGCTTCATAAAtaatgttgaattattttttaatgttggaaaaataataattatctgtTAATAGAGTTGCAGATAGATTAGAACAGTGATTCGAAACCCCTGTGCCACGGCACTTTCGTttgccgccaaattcttaaagTGTGCAtccaaaattttagaaatgatatagtaaaaattataatgcattttttattacgaGTAAACTTCAAGTTaaagcatttatatatataatattacgtgaatactttttataatttttacacgCTTTAATGGCGTGAATATCTTTGACGACGATATTCCTGTCTCTGacaatctgaaaatattaaaacaagttgaaaatttaatgactattaaaattattaattaaaaacataaagcaaactaaatattaacttacgAAATGGAAATATTAACTGACCATTAAaataagctatgcaattaatagttataagaCAAAtcaacaaaggataactaacaaaaaagctgaaagttaataattagcaacaacaaaaaaaacccAAGTTAACAagcaatcacaaaaaataacaattaatgttagaaaaaaaatttaataactgtaaAAGACAAGCTAGAATTAATAAgtagcaggaaaaaaaataaataaataactgttaactTGTAACTAATTCCTTAATAAACGTACTGTTGTTTTTGCTGTacgtgttattttatttaacactcaaaattattaccataaaCTATTTTACACAGTTGTGTTATAGGTAAGTAAACAAcgtttatacatatttttttcattgtgggCCGTCACATTTCGatatcgttaaaagtgtgccgcaacaacaaaaaaaaaagataattactgaattagaagaaaataagattcaaaaaaaaaaaaaatgaaaatatcagtTCTTACTTAACACTTCAAGACTTGCTGTGTGGCTCGCCGTCATTCCACGTGCGTTGACGATGCAGGTATAATTTCCTGTATCTTCTTCTGTGAGAGGATCTATGATGAGCGTAGAAACGTCGGGAGATGTTCTGATGTCAACGTTGCTTCCTTTGGTCAGAGTTTGACCATTTTTCAACCACTTGAAGTCCATTTTCTCTCCCGAAGAAGATGTGCAAGCAGCTATTCCTCTTTTTCCGACAACCGATGATTCAGGCGGGAAGAGAAATGGTGGAATCATCAAGGAACTTTCGGCTAAATTCAGATAATGAAAACACACAAGTTAAgactaataaacaaatttaacttaaatacataaatgatttctgtgtttatttgaaataaaaaaggggATTTAAGAAAAGCAGCGGCTACTAATGTTATTAACCAAATGaagctttcttttttaagcagaataatttttttcactcgtataatattgaaagaaatcagttgaaactttcttttttaaatagaataattttttttcactcgtataatattgaaagaaataagttgaagctttcttttttaaacagaatattttttttcactcgtataatattgaaagaaatcagttgaagttttcttttttaaacagaataatttttttcactcgtataatattgaaagaaatcagctgaagttttcttttttaaacagaataatttttttacactcgTATAATATAGAAAGAAATCAGTTGAAGCTTTCTATTTTAaacagaagaatttttttcactcgtataatattgaaagaaatcaGTGCGTTGGCTGGAAAGTAACTACATTAAGCAACGAGTGATTTTGGGTTTGacgaaataaaaatctaatataacaaatttaggtaaaataaaaaggaagcaataacaaatttaaatatttcttacatggttttttaaaaaaagtagaagaaCAGTAGAAGAATAATGCTAAGATTTGTGATATATTAGTAACACtcggattaaaaaaaagattttcaaatttataggaCTTTTAATATACgaactaaatacattttctcaTAAACCGATATATTTGCTTCAAATACTTACGTGCTTTtaagcgttaaaaaaattaaataaataaaataacaatcttAATTTACTTGTTCTACATCTGAAATATTTACTCATTAATGAAgctttattaaatctttattaatacaaaaattaaatttgtttttaaaattccttgcATTTTGACTGAcgctaaaaaaaatacaaatttttagatgaatgtgagaaaattattaaaacagtggtttaattaatttattcatgaaaaaagggatcaaaaattgttattgataaaaatttaaaataatttaaatgatttataaggCAACTTTATAAtagacatatatttaaatattgaaatattaagaaggtgaaaatttttaacttagttGTTAACCTAAGTTACTTACAATATTATAGATCAGTCAAATATAgtaaagaaatggaaaaattatatcatgtaaaatttttatttgctacaatatttttttttactttcttctgTCACTGTTTTAAAAGTTCGACTCATTGTTGCATTGACATATACTCTATTGCAATGAAGTGAGAtgtcaaaaataagtttattttatcaaataatgaaaatcatgcacaaaaatTAGAATACAAATTACCTGACTCGATTTGTTGAAAAGACATCATAGTACCACAGAGGAAAACAAAGGCATAAAAATGGATCCAAGTAGACAATCTcaacttaaaagaaaacattttttgtcgATCAAGAATAGTTTTATCCGGTCTAAACGCTTCTATAGATTGCATTGCAAAAGAGGAAGCTGTTAGGATGACACTAACGCTTAACTCATATACTAATGGCGTGTATGCTTAGAACTAAATGGCTAACAGCGCCATCGTTCTTTCATTTTGCAAACTAaactaaaggaaaataaatcgGCATGTTACAgtattataacaaaatacaataaacaatctcgcacaaaaaaaattgcattgaaagcgtattaatttcataaaatactaaaaatcgaagcaatttttattgcacacataacaaatatttgttatacactttttataatgaaatgtatgcaaatatttttcaagaataaattttcagGAAAGTTACATGAGAATAATCAGGGAAAATTATATGTCAAATTTGCGTATTGAAACAATGGTACAATGTATAAATAACACGATTTGATGGATTATTTTTCTTGGTGatggtaataaaaatcaattttgatctGTAATTATCACGTAATAAAGACAAGAAACAGctatgaaattcttaaaataatatgaatactcttaaaataatagtaaaagatATTAGATGAAACACAATTATTGCcaaaatgttcttaaacttGTTTATGTGCTTAACTTGGTTTATGCTCTTAAACttgtataaaaatgttcttaatgtTTTGCGCTAATtaagtagtttgaaattttcacaCAAACAGATTTTATCGTACAAGAGAGCATGAATTTCATCAGAAATGATTCAACAGTTTTATGTACCATTTGTCGAACCACTGGAATTGGAAAGTTGGCAAAATAAACCAACataatataagtataaaatagtgGTGCtcagaaaatatgaatttcaatgaCGATTTCAAAGATACAGCAAGTAATTATTTTGCTATTCAGGGAAAGATCGAgagtttaaatacaaaatattatttttattgcatgtattgtattgtattgtaataCGTGACCTCAAACACGAAAGTGATACGCAATGCAAAAATTAAGGACGCACAAAAcggttaaaagaaaaactttttaaaacttgttaaaatttcaaaagtgcaTTCCaagaataagaattattttatgcaactaAATTTCATCTTATACATATATTGATGCCTCGCAgcggactgatcgttaagacacggttcccagcagatcaccgaagtcactggctgcagtcagtgtgcgggtgggtgatcacttggattagtctgcgtagggaccgagggtgtgcggtataggtcctcgttaaactgttctaccgtaaagtgctcgacttcgcgtgtaggtcgtcgggctaccgatgcgggggtgccatcccctctgcaaaggatcaaaattgtgatggtatgtcttcggatcatcctcagggatgcttcccagaccgtcgccaattgcccattgtgcagctccagtgcgacgtaaatcaactgcaacaacaacaacatatattgataatatatttataaaaatgttacaaaaaatgtaattttcagaGGTTATACGAATTTCCTATAgtcacttttcatttttttaaaaaataattcactattTTAGTTTATGCAGCAAATTTTAGTAAATGGCAAGAGAACAttgataaaatacttatttttcgcattttgttTAATCAAATGCATCTCGCAAACGATTACGCCATTAGAATGCTTGTTTTTCacaagatatttaatatttggagCTTTGTCCATGTGAACATCAGTCCTttcaagttgaaaataaaatactcacaTAAGTCATAAATAGTCATAAAATACTCACAAAAGAGTCATAagatatattaatgaaatacatgAAGGAGCACTATTAGCCAATAGAAACAAGAATAACACGGTTTTCAGTTTCCGATTCAAGTTTATCATTATAAGTCATCACGAagattatattcaaatattctgGAACGACAACATTATTAAGATCCATATATGATATTATTAATCACGTTATGTATTATACTAGAGGGCTGCGCcacctgctcgctaacgctcgccaacccccgaaaattgctaatatggtttgcttcgctcgctactaacttaggtacattgcaaatgcacaagattctgagaatttaaaacaatcactCAAATccacataaaaacattttttttttaaagttacatctttttagtaaatactaagttattaaaataaatttgaattaaaataaatgacatgtaattcgctaagcctattagaaatgtgctgtagtataattcgtgatataaatcaaaaatcgtcaaataaattcgtaatatgtaaattcgagaaaaaaagctctttcgacaaaatactaaaatagagatctatcgacaaagactactcacttctgcctagcttaatagtatgagattgccgcagctgatgctctctggttatttcagtttccgtttttaaaagtgctatatgttgagccacctcagctggatttggcatgtgacatttttagcagcaatcatgggtcgattttctagcgttgccattcagggcgttgtaatgaggcttttttctgtcgccgtgtaagagaaatatatatatagctaattaataacataatatttggATCGTAATATTATATATCACAGTGATGAGAACCCAATATTCAAGCAACTTGTCATGGCATCAAAAGATGACGGTATTAAAAAGTGAAAGTGATATTCACACCATAGGAGTTGTTACACACGTTTGGTATTTTCATGTTGATCCACGTGTAATCGATCTTTATAgagtatttttatgaattatcaCACAAAACTagtgtttatttgaaataaaacagtaaacatctttagttaaaaaacaataatattagtTCAACACACTAATGCTAGtacaattaatgtattttatcagCATCTTGATAACATAACTCATGCGAGTTATGGCCCGATCCTAAACACAGTTTTCATATCGTGATTTGCATCATTCtttggattaaaattaaatcatgtaTCATCGCACATCTTCTCACTCATTCAGTTTTTCTATCTTTTGCATAAAAGGTCTGACTTGGACtacaataattcataaatataataaatatttaaaaaaaatcattttaattagatGTTTGGTTAAATACTAtagataagaaaaattgaaatgtagtTAGTTAATAAGGAATgacatttacatttataaaaatactaaaaaaatatttcagttctaCATGCCgagatcataaaataataaatatttttcctggtaatagcaaacattattttttacaaacaatttgGCATGAGCCGCGATGACTCAGGCGATAGAGTGTTCACCTTCcgatgaggtgaaccaggttcaaatctcagcaatggctggtcgatagaactccgcatccggcttgcaccgaccacagtgttgactcgaaatatcctcagtgctaGATGGATCACGGGTTAGATTCCCCACGCCATCAGGTGGGTGGTTCTcccggttttcctctccatgtgatgcaaatgcgggttagtacCATTAGAAAACCGTCCTCTGGGCTGGGTTCAAAATGGCGAGGctgcgtagttgaacattaaacccttccttctcgctctcgtgaaaatgacggggtgaggtttcgctcTCTATTTTTCGCTCCCGTGATAGTGACGGGCTGCAGTGTTCAGTAGTGACtggccaataagaataaaactaattcattcctttggcccggaaaacattttatttctcattttacacaccagatggcagtaccagaaTATTCTTAAGGTAAATGCAGATAGttagtttgttttaaactaGATATCAGCATTCATCAAAttcgtaatacaaatacaaaagtttaaaaaaataggcactcttatgacttgaaaattaaccgatagttaaggggttaatagtcgtaaacccaaaaattgtgtcggctgttcaacgacggttgcaaaataaaatgtaaaattaaacaattaggTAATTGGTTCACATTTCTTTCGTTATAcacatatgaataaatatgcaaatgatgTATAGTAATACAAACCTTATCATatacaaaatgtatataaaagcCTTGATTGTTATGAAATGAGGTATCTTTAATGTACATACCAATGACTTTAATGGCGATTGATTTCAAGAGCGGAGATCCTATACCGTTTGAAATGTTGCATCGGTACAATCCTTCATCGGATTTCTCAATCGAAATTAGCAAAAGACTTCCGTTCGGTGAGTGGTTGGATGATGAGGAGATCGGTATGAAATCTGCAcctgttttaaaagaaagaaagaaagaatatttaaatatcaaaaatgaaatatctttctcaaatttatttcaaaatattataatgaaaaaaagtaaaatcaaaatatgaagcGTTCCCCCCCGTTGAGGACCAGTAAGGCTTCACACTTCTGTGATCAACGGCAACAATATGGATAACATCACGCATCGGCCATTTTACTTCTCCAACAAGCTGGTACCCATCgatgttgttgttgacgtatgcctgtttaggggtgcgattgttcttgattttccagtggcgccatctagggCCAAGAATTCttcttctgccacaccatacctcgcacccgtttatagggcggacacAGTCATACATCcatccattcatccacagatcgtaatttttgacctgaatcagagaacgattagaacagtacccccagaggtattgatttgttatgggaacatggaggacttttggcGACTCGATAGATtgaacgtgcatcagtcactttactacacggccggcggggttcgaacccacaaaCTCTCGGACAGgagcccagcgccctaccgatcaggctatcccggcccgtacccatcgatctgaagtAGGATTAACATCAAGCCACCTCCAGAGTTCGAACCATAGTCCTTCATAATCACAGTCCAATGTTTTACTCGCTGATCTATAGTGGATTATGTTAAGAATAATCTTGGAAAAGAAATTGTGGTTCGTGAAGATGATAATTACGTTTGTAAAACTTATCCGTGTAAGtttcactactttttttaactttaggtAAACTAACAAAGTCAACGTATATTAGTAATGTAATGTATAGTGATAATGTAGTTTACCGATGCAAACTTCATCACTATAAATTTCActataataagtaattttttcttctttttttttataatatagtctaattttggtaatatatGTTTACATACTGAGAGATGTTGTTAGAGTTTGTGTGACACAATAGggttaaaattaattggagttctagtaaaataaaaacattcggAGCTACATGTACggtacgcaaaataaaaaacagtccACCCTGAAATAATAATCAGTTCACGTTCatacaatcttaatggttctaggggatgacctcaaatatgttaaataatgaatgcagatgatattttaaattacgaaaactgacagaaaaacttactttctcagaataaacatatccttttttcgatggattcgaatttctgacccccaaaatataggaggtagccgcaatctgagaaatatagtCTTAATACTTTGGGTTAGGTGAGCGGTTCAAGTTTGGATACCTTAAAGTAACTTAATAAAatgtctgcattaattaattagccaCTTTGTGGTCATCCCAGAGCgcgaagatccgattattacatcaaaagttatccaCGGTGATCCATTTACATTTTTGCTTTCTGTGCAGTGATGTTAGTCCCTCTGAACATAAAGTCCTATGGGAAATGTGCGCgatgttgttgacgtatgcctgtttaggtagagagggtgcgattgttcttgttttttcagtggcgccatctacggCCAGGAATTCCAATGTGTGCGATCAACATATTATGTTCTCATTGAAGTTTGTCTATCAGTCAAAAtgtcagtggcgccatctatggccgagaATTAAAATGTGTGCGATCAACATATTATGTTCTCATTGAAGTTTGTCTATCCGTCAAAAtgtcagtggcgccatctatggcagCTAATTCAAATGTGTGCGATCAACATATTATGTTCTCACTGAAGTTTGTCTATCAGTCAAAATGACgcataaaattacagaaatatgaTGTTTGAAgtcattattttagtaaatatttgttcagaGACATTACCTTGTTTTCTATACCAGGCTGTTGATGGTTTCGGAGTCCCTTGTCCAGCACAGTCCAGAGATATTGAATTTCCACTCAAGGCATCTACGTCATGGGGTACGTGGACCCAAGAGGGTGGTACTGCAcatcaaaaagagaaaataagtataaaatgtttCTGAGATAATAAGCGTAAAATGTCcagtttattttaacttttttaaatatcaaaaatgcttatatcttatattgtaaattgtattttattaggTTTTATACGGTTCCCCGGCCAAATTAGTAGACGCACTATACGATTCTatgttaaatcttaattatctggtgatacagctttattgtttcaACGCGACTGTTAACGTTAAAGTATCCATTAgttaaatgagacgatatataatataaatatagaatatttattatatcagttaGTGAAGTGTAACTTCTAATGCGatttccaacaaggttgcgttaaacgtttaacgctaccatGGCAACGAGCCGCCTGTCatccttgcaggagattttaatgtgaatttcccGTTacctgaaacattattaaccttccttaaagacaaatttggattgtaaattataaatggtGGGAAGGATCCAACAGGGGGAACTAAAAATGATGcagtttttgtaagaaatattgaaaaaatagaacatttcgTTTCTTACTTTAGTAatcataatcccattgtaaatgttatagatctggatatttctccactcgaaaatgataattgaaAGATGCGTTCCATTGtaagcaatgttaataaagtttgtcttaaagaaacaatatgatttcactaaaaatcaatttctaccccttcctattttcatttccacattacgaagtttcacttcttccgcgcggagggactccacgtactatttttttttatattagtatatgATAATAATTCGACCCAATTATTAAACCCACGGAAGCGCAATAATAATTGTATGTTTTGctcgagtttataggcaatacttttatatttaagcttACATGTAATGGGTAtttattcaagagatttttttatgatacttcctagttgtatttatttttaccgtaTTGGAtgacaatgttaacccattgatatgCGACCATTAACAAGTGCTaacagtcacataaaaacaatacagctgcaTAATATCAccgtataattataattttacatagaatcttatagtgcgtctaataatttggccaggtaGTGTATGAGTAGTACCGCCTTCAGACATGGTATTCAACGGAACTACAAAgcatgaatacattttaaaagagtGAATAATTTTGACGCTTTGTGCTGTAGTTACTGTTAGTTCATGTTCATTAATTCTCTgtccttttttataataagtttcagacaatttttttgtttttgtttttacacatttttctttaaagataaagaaataaaactcaatGTAAAATACTTTGTTCAAGAACCAAGTTACTATTAGTTCATGTTTATTAATCTActgtcattttttataaaaagttttaaataaatactttttagattttaaaaatttttcttaagagGAGAAATAAAACTCAATGTAAAATACTTTGTTCAAAAACCAAGTTACCATTAGTtgatattcattaattttctaccatttttaataaaaagttttaaataaatgttttaatggaCTTTATACATTTctcttaaaagaagaaaaaattaaactcaatgTAAAATACTTTGTTCAAGAACCAAGCTACTATTAGTTCATGTTCTTTAATCTActgtcattttttataaaatgttttgaataaatactttttagattttttaaatttttcttaaaaggagaagaaataaaactcGATGTAAAATACTTTGTTCAAGAACCAAATAAGAATGACAACtaagcattttcatttttaatgcattgattaaaaaaaaagttaaaagctgtagaaaacaaatttatttcaatttaatttttttagagggAATAAGTTGGTTATCACAGAAAGATACAATCACTTTTTCTACATGCTTTATGGTGCgagacttttttaaaagtgttttatcggtattttgagaaaataggATCAAAAAGTTCCATGGGGATAAATACATACCTAATACTTCTAGATTTGCTGTGTGACTTGCTGTCATTCCTCTTGCTGAGGCAATGCAAGTGTAATTTCCAGAATCTTCATCTAAAAGAGGGTCTATGATGAGAGTTGAGATGTCTGGGAAAGACCTGATGTCGACATTTTGTCCCTTGGTTAGAGTTTTACCATTTTTCAACCAATTGAAGTTCATTTTCTCTCCAGATGAAGATGTGCATAATGCACTTGCCCTCTCTCTGATTACAGATTCCGGAGGAAAATTAAATGGTTGAATCTTCAGAGAATTgcctattttattcaatataagcCTAATgagtctattttatttttatcaacaaaaaaaaatacaacaaattctagaaaatcaacaattaatagattaaaaatagcataatagGAAATTTTGCAGTATTACAATCatgaaataatgcatttatgccagaaaataaatctgatattattctaaaatgattatcagaaaaataaattgaggcTATTGCAAAGGCGAATTATAAAATCCGAAAATTAAGTACTTAAGAAAgtgaaagtttaataattttaaaaaagctaagtGTCTTCAAagaattgcttattttattcaatatacgCCAAATGAGTCTATTTggtttttatcaaaagaaattacGAATATCCAAATTACAGAAAATCCACAGTTAACAGAATAAAAACgtaataagaagaaattttgcagtataacaattttaaaaaaataatgcgttAATGACAGAGTATAATTccgatataaaaatttattctaaaatgattATTACAAAAGAAGATTGAGGCTATTATAATGTTAAATCAcagaatcataaaattaaatgttcaacAGAGTTAACGCCATACTGGGGAAGAAAACTTTCCACACAAATTCTTCTTATCtttcataactaatttaacttttaaaagtgtagaaaaaagtGAGTAAATCTAgacatgaagttttaaatactgaaaagaaaattttgcaactaaaaataaattatgagatgaTAGCCTAGTATTACGCAACGGAGAAttctcataatttgtttgcatttgaatattttgaaatatttttttttttggcaatttcatgatttaatctaaacttgatttttctttcttttaaattagtaatgaaggacAAAAGGCGTcctcttaataattttagtctTTAGGAAGAGAAAAACCGATCTAAAATaggaacaaaaaatgaaaacgaaaataattaaatcgcTATCTTTGCAGCCAGagaacttgttttaaaatatactttcgaGCTCCTATATCagctatttcttaaatttaaaatgtttttactttcaataattttttaataaagtactcaaaaaatttatgcgTAAAAGTCATTTCTTTTTccggttttattaaatttctcattttattttaatcattattctttgattttcaaaatttttttgagtaaaactTTGATAAGATTATTAGTAGAAGTCGATGTATGGAATTCACATGCAGGAAagagaaagtgaaaaaaaaaaacactcaataATGAATTGATCTTTCTGAAagcaatgattaaaataaaaaaatgacactCAATAGTTTGATTATGAAAAAGATCTCGAAAATAGTTCTCATGGTGTGGTAAATCTtagttaaatatctaaaaattaatttaatctaaattttaaaaaaaatgaaatcctctacgctttatttaaattcataacaaaAGATATGAAATAGTATCTTGATACTTAGATGCAAGTATCTTGATACATTTATTGatgcatttatttgaaatagtatCTAGACGCATTTATCTAATTTGATACAGTATCTTGATCcatttacttgaaattattttatgaaagaatataaagtagtttaaaatgGAGGATGACACAGCGCTACATAAAACATGAATTATAGTTTGAATTAGCATTTTTCCTAATGCTAATTccaaaagtattcaaaaattcgaaacaaaaatatcgaaTGTTAAAACCGATTTAAAGATGT
Above is a window of Parasteatoda tepidariorum isolate YZ-2023 chromosome 5, CAS_Ptep_4.0, whole genome shotgun sequence DNA encoding:
- the LOC107452021 gene encoding cell adhesion molecule DSCAML1 — protein: MNSNILYTTGNSLKIQPFTFPPESVIRERASATCTSSFGEKMSFSWLKNGKRLTKGKNIDIRSFPDLSALVIDPLTEEDSGNYTCIVTARGMKTSHTANLEVLVPPSWVHVPRDVDALSGDTVFLDCSGQGTPKPLTTWYRKQGDQTEFRPIRVSNHLNALTNGTLILVSIQKTDEGLYKCNVSNNIGSPLLKTVAVKVIGNSLKIQPFNFPPESVIRERASALCTSSSGEKMNFNWLKNGKTLTKGQNVDIRSFPDISTLIIDPLLDEDSGNYTCIASARGMTASHTANLEVLVPPSWVHVPHDVDALSGNSISLDCAGQGTPKPSTAWYRKQGADFIPISSSSNHSPNGSLLLISIEKSDEGLYRCNISNGIGSPLLKSIAIKVIVQVRPFMQKIEKLNE